In Antechinus flavipes isolate AdamAnt ecotype Samford, QLD, Australia chromosome 6, AdamAnt_v2, whole genome shotgun sequence, the sequence agaatTCAGGGAAGCCAATAAGTAGAGATGAGGTGGAATTTCAGGCATGGAGTACAGCTAGATAAAATACCTAGAGCTAAGAAATGGACTGTCTCCTTCAAGGAACAATATAAGGAGGCCAGTATCACTGAATGAAAGAGTAtattggaggggcagctaggtggcgcagcagatagagcaccagccctggtcaggaggacctgagttcaaatgtgatctcagacacttaacacttcctgactctgggcaagtcacttaaccccaattgcctggggcaGGAGCGGGGGGAAgcggggagggaaaagggggtgAGGAGAGATTGGAGAGTAAGATAtcagaagactagaaaagtataGGATGGAGTATTGGATTATGAAGGGATTTAATGCCAAatagaaggatttttaaaatttgatcctggaggtattGGGAACCACTAATGCAGTGGTTCCCAAAATATGGTTGAGAGAATCCTGgagatctctgaaatccttttagaggttctacaaattcaaaaataatttttatttccaatatggtaaatgtctataaatataatccagataaacaaaaatgctttggagagattctcaataatttttaataggataaacatactgaaaataaaagtttgagaaccactgcactaAAGTATATTAAGTAGGAGATAACATTGATCATTTCTGtgatttaagaaaatcactttgtgaaatgagcagaaccaggagatcattgtacacagcaacaacggcaagattacacaatgatcaattctgacagacatgactttttccaacaattATATgtttgaggccagttccaatggtcttgtgataaagagagccatctgcacccagagagaggattgtgggaactgagggtggatcacaacatagcattttcactctttttgttgtgatttgcttgtattttgttttctttcctattttttttcttttttgatctgatttttcatgtgtagcaaaataattgtataaatatgtagacatatattgtatttaacatatttttaccatgtttctagggaagggagtagggggaggatggagaaatttggaacacaagattatgtaagggtcaatgttgaaaaattatgcatgaatatgttttgaaaataaaaagctttaattaaaaaaaaaagacaatcactttggtagctgaatTAAGATGGATTCGAGTGGAGAGATGTTTGAGGCAAGAAGAAAGTCCCCATATACACCAGAATATAGCAGcattttgtgatagcaaagatctagaaacaaagtagatgtacATTGATTTGGAAATAGGCTAAGCAAGTTTTGGTTCTTGACCATAACACAATGTTACAAATATGAAGAAATCAGAATAACATGaaaacatacatgaactgatacagagtaaagtaagCTATGGGTTGGGGGAGAAAGTAGACAATTCCTGTAGCAAtgttaatggaaagaataactacaaaataatCAAATATGTATGTTACAAAATTGCAAAGAACAAGTATGGCCCTACAGAAGACACAACCACCCTCTCCTTTGAGTAAGTGAAAATCATGAGTGTGAAACATTTCgttttttcagactttttaaatatattgattaggtttgctgatttattttcctctttttttctctaaaaaaaatttttttggctgGACCTCTGTGGTaagagagatgaggagaaatcctAATGATATGagaattttaaatatcaatagaattatttaaaaattataaatgtatttccctccactggttaaacaaacaaacaaaaaacaactgcaAGTTGTTTGCAagtgaggaaatggagaaaatataaaatagaagataaaaagtAGATAAATCAGAAACTTTCCATTAATGGAATGTCTACTTGACAAATTATTTCTGTCCaaggaaactttttttatttattttgtgagatATCAAATAGTAAGGATCGATCAAAATTTTAACTTACTTGGTAGAGGCATAGTCAAACTGTAACAGACCTCTCTGATTGATGGTAGAGACTTATTCTCAAACAACTCCATTATGTAAATTCTGATATTTGCCCTTCGGCTCCATTAAAAACCAGAGAAAGcctagaaaaatcaaatcaaattattatGCAATGTCTCATCTATGTGACTTTTTAGATTTCTTATAAATCCCATTGTGAACTACCTATTGGCTTCATCAGTAACTGTAAATCATTTATTCCTAAAGGTCAATGCACCAGAGTGACACCAGAGTCTAGTGGACATTATGCATTGTAGAAAATTATAGCATTTAGttggggaaataaaatgagcataGTTCTTCAGACTTCCCACTGCTAAAAGAAACATTTGGTAACTTTGTACCTTTAGGGTCCTTGGAGTCTAGTTTTATgccaaacaatgaaaaaaataggtcCCAGCATTTCACAAATCTGAAACTCTGTTGGCAGATATTTCATCTAACCCCAAGACCCTAGATACAGTTTGGAGGATTATTTGCTGctaatcacaacatagcattttcacttctttcgttgttgtttgcttaagttttattttctttctcatttttcctctttttgatctgattcttcttgtgcagcaagataatcatataaatatgtatgcctattttggatttacatatatatttaccatgtttaacatatattggattacttgccatgtaggggaggggatgggggaaagaagaaaattggaacacaagtctttgcaagggtcaatattgaaaaattagccttgcaaatattttaaaaataaaaataaaaaaaaataagaaaatcttcCTCACCCAGAAAAATCAGGCAACTTCACTATATGCTACCACCTAGCAAACTGCAATGACTCCTCTTACAAGCTCCTCATTCACAAAgttgagaggaagaaagaataattcataatcgagattatgaaaagaaaaatggcagcACCTACCAATGCCCAGTGTTTCTCCAGAGAACCTGCTATAGCTCTAGACATAGACAGACCTGAACTAAAATAGACTTGAAACAGTTATCATCTCTTATAGTTCCTCAGTTTGCTTTGCTTCCTGCAATTCCTCATTGCTTGCAGCAGGGAGTATTTACTCACTTCCTCCACCACCATAATTTTCCATTGCTGCTAGATGTTGGTCTCCACTTCCCATCTATACCCCTGCTATGGAGGAGTCTCCACTTCCTCATGTGCATTTTCTGTTGCTCCCATGAGATGTTTCTGTTCACTATCCATCTGTACTCCTGCTAAAAACCTTCAATGCCCATATCAATATTAATCCTCATTCTCCATCATCTCTCCCCTTCatacaacttttcttttttttttcttttataaatcatGGTAGTGTTATTAAAAATAACCATCCTCAGTGCTAACATTTAGCAAAATAAAGCAATACATTAAATACagtgataataaattatatttcaaaattataacaAAGTTATAATACTTCATTTGACAACACTGGATTTTATCAACAAGGACATGGCCATTTCTACTCAAATGACATTTGACATGTCAAAGTGACATTTCTTTTGCAAAACACCAGTAGTGGATCTTTTTcaaaacatactttaaaattcattccctgggttctctttgagaacagagtTTTTATGTTACTAGCTTTCCATGTTCATTTTGTAACCTatttctgaaaactttttttaagtatttggaaTCAAAACTATTGGAAGCAAGGTGCTCCCTCAATGACACAAAAATATTAAGATCCTAATGATTTATTTGAGGCTAGGCACTTTCTGTCATTCTGGCTAGGTGATCCTGTAGATTAATACAAATGcactttatggtttttttttaattcctgtaGCACTTTGTTCTACATTTATTATAAAGTGACTTATCCCTGTATTGGGGCTGACTGAACTGAGGTCCGATTTGGTTAAGTTTGCTGGTAAGTTACAGAGTAGATCAACTACAAAATAAGTAAACATGTTTCTCATGTAAGCCCCGTGACTCACCACCAATATATTAGCATCTAATACTTGGGAAACACTCTCTGAATTAAGATCAAATCCACAGTTGCTTCCTAATGAAAATGTTCCTGTTAGAAAAGCCTCTAGGCCACTGTCCATTATTCCTGATGAGGGCTTTTCTTTCTGACCCGCTTCATCCAGTACCAGTtgacaaagaaattcaaaaaagtCCTTTGCTCGTAATTTCACCCGATCTAATGTTTCTCCTTCAGGAGGTGTAAAATTTGGGCACTGTTCCCCAGCTGCTTTGGCCAATGCCTTTAATTCACATAGAGGTTTACCTTCTGCGATGCCATACTTTCTTTCACGAAGTCTTCTATCATATTTTACTGTTGCTTCTTTACAAAATTTACTTTTCTCCAAAATCATAGCAGTGGTCTGTTTTGTACGCATGAGATCACTTGAGAAAACATGAGTAAACTTCACATTCTTAAGAAATTCACCAGCAGCAGATGCTTGTCTAAAACCAGTTTCTGAAAGAGGTTCATCTACACCTTGACCTTGAAGAATTTTCTCTCTGTTATATCTTCTTTCTCCATGTCGGACAACGGTTAAAGCGAAACGAGCCATTCTCTGCCCGGCGTCGAGGTGAGGAGAGGTGAGGGTCTCGGGAGATCCCCAAGAGCAGCCCGGGATCGGCTCTGAAGAGCCTATGGCCACCAGCGCTGCTTAGTCGGTACTGCAGAAGCCATACAACTTTTCAATGATGCAAATAGATGTTTGTCCTCCCTTCCCACTAGTAGCTCTGCCATCATTTTCTACTGCTCTCAGCAGATATTAGTACTCAATACCATCGGTACTTCCTATGGGTTCAGAAACTCTTATGACTCAATTTTAAGGCCCAGGCTGCCCTCTTCTGGATAATTTCCTGGtaatcaatgtcttttttttctcctcatccaGTTCCCTTTCTGCCTCTTTAGACTTCATCATGTCTTAGCTGCCTTTTCTAACCTGGAAGATTCCCCCCTCTCCTGGCATCCCTTTTCTGATTGCTGATCTCTTCTTGGAATTTCCAGTTTGAGGAGGTGCCAAAATCAGTCAAGCTTGCCCTATCATTTCTCTTGCAGTTCTCCTAGAGCTCTAGACCTATAGTATCAGGTCTTGGCCCTGATATTATATCCTTCAGGGACTCAATTCCATTAAAGCTTTTGAAGAGGTCACATGCTAGAACTAAGCAATGTGTCCTGGCTGTAGATTCCAGAAATTTGTTTCAGCATTCGAAAGAGGCTTAGACAAAACTTACAACATGAATGTGGCTGTGTCCTCATAAAATCATATATCAGAGATGAAAAAGATAGAGTGCATTTGGTTCTAGTTGTgatcaaaaatattcattcaaccaatttgcatatatttaatctatatcagatggtttgttgtcttggggagggatgAGGGAAGGAGAATAAAATCTCATGGCAATGTGGAGTTGTgacagggaaaaggaaatgacccTGGTTCTCCTAATAGGCCAGCCTCAGGTAAGAAGTTGTCAGCATCCTTGGGTGAGCCAAGATGTAGTCGTGTTTCAGGAATCTATGACATTCAAGGATGTTCACCAGAAGAACTGGAGAGAGCTGGTCGCTGCTCAGAAGATCTTTTACAGggatataaaataagagaattataaATCCCTTGTCTTCCTGGAGTTCCCAGGTTCCAACCCAGAAATAAATTGGTTTCAGTCCagttagagaaaataaatgtatcCTGAATGCCAAAGCAGGAGTTTCCATGAGGATAAACCATGGAGCCCTGATGCGTTCAGGGTTGCTTCTGCCAGATGCTTGGGGGAGGACTGAATCTTCCTCACTTCCTATTCTTGCTGTGTTCAGGACCCTGACTTAGATCTGATGACCCATAGCTTGGCTCTGTGGTTGGTGCAATTCCTGCAGATTTCCCTAAATGTGAAATCATGGACTCATCTCTAACAAGGGGGTTTGGTTTGAGACGCATTTAAGGAAAGGGTGTCAAGAGATAGTCCTTAGGATTCCAAAATTTGAAATGCTTGGGAATATGATGTCAGGTAGAGAGGCTCACAGGAATAATGCTTATGAGGAAAGTGTCTGTAAAAGAAATAGCTTTGAAAGAAATTCCAGGTAAGGGTCATTACAGAAGAGAGCtcctacaaggaaaaaaaaacatctccATTCTATCACAATTAATATAATAGACTATCCTTTGGAAAGAAGATTTACAAGTACAATAAACACTAGAAGCCCTCCATTTACTACTTAGATTTATTTACTATCATATGTTATATACTGGAGGGGaatcatatgaaaataatgtatatgaagAAACCTTCAATCAGAAGAAATACAGTATTACATATAACAGATTCATATAAGACAAAAGCTCTATATATGTAATGAATGAGGGgatagcctcagtcaaactgagacctgttgaagatcttagtttaaaaaggccaaggctTCCCATTGCATTCACAGCCATCTCCACTTGTCTTGacttatatcttgccactggacccagatgatcCTGGAGGAGAAGGTGAGGCGGGTGACtttacacagctctccctcacttaaatccaattctcttgcatgtcatggtaaCACCTCCCTTGTATCAggttcctcttcaagaatgaaagacaggggcagctagttgatgcagtggatagagcaccagccctgaagtcaggaggatctgagttgaaatatggcctcagacaaaaCACTTcttagtgtgtgaccctgggcaaggaacttaacctcaattgcctcaggaaaaaagatgaaggacaaacagccaCTTCTGTGAGGGATAGCCTTCAGCTAGAGAAGGTATCTTAATGAACCTAAAAGTACTCATACTGTACAAATATCCTATGAATGTAATGACTTTAACCAAAGGAGATACCTTCTTCTACATCAGAGAATTTATAGTGGACAGAAATCCTATATGTGTAATGAATGTAGAAAAGCTTTCAGTTTTAAGGAACACCTTAaacaaaatacatatagaagagaAACCCTTTGAATATAAAGAATGTGGGGGCTCTTTCCCTCAGAGAGCAAGTCTTCTTACTCAAAGGGGAACtgtactggagagaaaccctttgaatgcaatgaatgtgggaaagcattTAGCCATAGGAAATCCCTTTTTTATTACCAGAGAATTCATTCTCCTGAGAAACCTCGTCTAAAGAAGGTGGCAAATCCTTCAGTTGAAGGGAAAGTCTTACTGAgcatcagaaaattcatactgaAGAGCAACCCTTTgtgtgtaatgaatgtgggaaatccTTTATACAAAAAGAAAGTTTTACTATGCATTAGAGAAGtcatactggagaaaaatctTTTTGAGCATAACAAATGTAGAACTCTTTTCTCTGGAGGGCAAGcctttaaaaacataaaagaattcatTCTAAAGAGAAACCCTTTGAGTGCCATGAATGTCAGGAAATCCTTCATCTGGAAGGCAAGATTTACTGAatatcagagaattcatactgtaGAGAAATACTATGTATGTTGTGAATGTGAAAAATCCTCCAACCAGAGAGAAAGTCTTGATATACATCAAAGaactcatactggagagaaaccttttaaatgtttaaatcttCAGTCAGAGAGGTCATCTTACTAAATAGTGAAAAACTCATAGTGATGTGACTGATATAGCACCAAATGCTGTTATTTAGGCACCAGATGATGTGCtttaggaaaaacaataaaagttGGGGTTCAattatatgaagaattcacaatggttattctctttggcaaaagacatgtttatttagggaagaggttacagataaaataaaaggtaaattagacaccaggaatggtaaatatggaaaagttgggagagcatagaaagaggttttaataattaatgatgaaaaggGCAAGTTCCCTAATGGAACTTGCCATtcaccaggagaaaggaaacactcCATTAGGTGAGGGTTTACCCTTAGTCAGCAGGCCAAAtcttgaaagggacttagcatcCCATAAGAGTTAATTAGCTATGATTTTTTGGAATTGAAAAACATTGTAGGATTAGGGGAGACACCATGTggtaggggggagggggaggagggaaaaacaCCATGAGGCAGGGTTCCATCTTGGACAGATCCAAAGGAGGGCAGTAGT encodes:
- the LOC127542154 gene encoding fructose-2,6-bisphosphatase TIGAR-like, which encodes MARFALTVVRHGERRYNREKILQGQGVDEPLSETGFRQASAAGEFLKNVKFTHVFSSDLMRTKQTTAMILEKSKFCKEATVKYDRRLRERKYGIAEGKPLCELKALAKAAGEQCPNFTPPEGETLDRVKLRAKDFFEFLCQLVLDEAGQKEKPSSGIMDSGLEAFLTGTFSLGSNCGFDLNSESVSQVLDANILVVSHGAYMRNMFTYFVVDLLCNLPANLTKSDLSSVSPNTGISHFIINVEQSATGIKKKP